The Rhizoctonia solani chromosome 1, complete sequence sequence ATAATGCCTATAAGAGCTAGTATCACAGAGATCCAGCGAAGCATCTTGGGGATTTATAAGATATGGTCGAGGTGGGCGCCTCGCGCGCATAGCACTCACCATAATAAATACACAATGTACCAAGTTAGCCGGAGAAATAGGAAGAGAGCTGAAAAATATGAGCAAGCCAAGGGGTGCAAATCGACAGAGGGCACCTGACTGGATCTCAGGTCAAACCTTTATTTAGCCCCTAACCCCTTTCttgtttgtttttgtttgaaTTCGGTTAGGGGCGATGGTCTACAAAAGGGGAGCATCGTTCACAGCTCTCGTAGTTCTCCTCACTTCCACCCACCATCGGATCCATTACTTTTGGCTACACCTTACCTCTTCAGCTTTACTTGCGTCCATAAGCTTTACCACGTTCTTTCCTCTCCAAATCAACAAATTACCTATTAATATGCGCTCAATTATCTCTCTAGCCATTGTTGCAGGGGTCGCTATGGCATCTCCAACACCCCTGACTCCTTCTAGTCGTCAAAATGCGTACGATATTACAGCGGATATGTCCGGTGACTCAACTGGTTTGCTCGATCTTTCAGACACTGGGCTACTTTCAGGAGGCTCAGGTCTTCTTGGCGCAAACAGTGAGATCGCAGGTCTTCACCTCCGCCGTGCCAAACGTGGTCTGCTCGATACGCTCGACACCGGGTGAGCTACCATCAGAAATTGCCTTTAAAGGCGGGTACGCTGACATAGATATACCTAGAGATGTTGGCGGAACGTTGAACTCGCTCACGGCGGGGGGTGCACTCTCTGATATTGGACTTGGTATCAAACGTGACCACGGACACAACAAGAGGCTCCTCAATTTTGGGCGTCCTTCAGGTGGCTTTTCTCCCAAAGGGAACACTTGCCCTGCTGGCCGCCGCTACGTGAGTAGATATCAGGTCGAAGAATACATTGTCTCAATTAGGTATGACTTTGATAGTGCTGCAAGCACGTTCGCAAGTACTCGGATCCACGCAATGCCAATCTACTAGACGGTGCTTTAGTGCAGGATGGTTTGCTCAACGTACGTCCATTATCATTCGAGAGCTTTTTTGATTTACAGAGCTATCTCAGGACGTCTTGATGGGGCTTACTTGCGACTTGATCGCTGGTACCCTCGCCCCTGACTCGTGCGATAAGCATGCTGTGTATGTTTTACCCACACTCGACCAGCGTCGGCCTCTGACTCTTCTTGATAGATGTTGCACTAACCAACGTAACTCTAATCAAGGCATCCTAAGCCTCGGATGCACCCCATTCGGGTTGGACATCAACATATAGAAGCTTTGATGCGAATTTCTATGCAAAAGATGAACCTCGGGGCGCGTGATGTGATTCTGCAACTGAACCTTGTATTATAATGATGTAAATTATGGTGTATCATAATGTAATTTTAATCTTCATCCGTGTCTGAGCCCAAGTCAATTTGAGGCATCGgttcatcgtcgtcgtcgtcgtcgtttGGTGTAGAGAGCCGTCGTGAAGGAGGTCCCGGAACAGGTGCTGAACTGGAATTTTGAGAAGTATTTGGAACCATAGAGCTACGAAAAAGCGACGATGCTGCAACAGCTGCCGGCTGAGATTGCGAAGTTGAGACAAAGGGTGTGCTTGTCGAGGTTGATGAAGGAGCTACAGGTGCCACAGCGTTGGACGTTGTGGATGAAGCAAAGGAAGGAGCAGGTGAAGGTACCATTGGTTGAGAAGGAGGGAGAGGTGCAGGAATCGCATCGACTACGCTGTGTTTTACAATACCATTGACTATGGTACTCTGCTCCACATTGAGTGTCTCTTCATTTAGATCATTCATCGCATGCTTGGCTCCATTTAAACCTCTAGATGCTTCCAAAGGCAATTCCGAAGCCAAAATCTCATCTGCAATCGCGATCTCTGCCGTGTGCCTAAGTTCCTTGGTCTCTTCGTCCTCTTCATCTTTCCAAAAGAGAAGCACATTTTCAATGGTCGGTCCGGATTTTGAATCGGGTGGAACACGGGGATGCAAGAATGATTGAACGATGTGGTGATGACCGATGCCAGGTGTAGAACGTGCGTCGTACGTCTGTAGCTGAGCATTCAGTGGCCAGACTCAACAGGACCGTGGGTCCATAACTCACCTGCTCAATGGCACTCAGAGCTTGTACCGCGACACCTAACATTCCACTGGGGCTTCCGCCTAGCTTggatgcatatatgcggcTTATTTCTTGAACAAGTCGCCTGTGGCCCCCCTTTCTTGGGAGGTGTAACAGCAACGCGAGTAGGGTTCTATGAACGGTTGCTTGAGTAGTATGAGGAAGCGTGGGGATCAGCGCAGCTAGTGCAAATAACGCAGCCATGTGCAGTTTGTCATGCGTTGGTAGTGATAGAGGACTTGAGCTTGTAGACGAAGAATGGGAAGAAAACAATTCGTCTCCTTCGTAGCGTGCGCGTTTCTTGCCTTTTGTCCCGCTTTCGTGTAGAGGCTGGGCTTGAGAGTGGGTGCGTGAAGATGGTAGCAGAGGGGATAAAACTTTGAGTATCCGAGCTGCGAGGCGGTTATAAGATGCTGACGGAGCGGGAGTATGTGTGCTTGCTATAATCGGAGGGATTGTGGCGAGAAGACGGGCTTGAAGTTCTCTTAATGTATGTTACGATTGAGTGTCATAGAGACCAAGTAAAGGTATGAAGGGGATAACATACGTTGTAATATTTTGTTCAAGTTTTAATGTTATAGCGGTGAACACTTGAGAAGCATACGGCGTAAATAGTTTTCCACAACTTGGGCATAGTTAGGATGCGCGGAAAACAAATATATCTCGAGTGCGCATAACATACGTTTTTGCGAGTTGTTGAGCCAGCATACATCCTGCTGCGCATAGGTCTGGTACAATTGCATCCTCGTTTGCTCGTTGGACAGCTTCATATGTAGCATTTGTAGATTGGGACTGAGACTGAAGGTTTAAGCCTGCGTATATAGCAACAGATAAGCGAACATACCTGCGAATTGGCATTGAACCGAAGCAAAGCTAATGTCAAATGAGAAAGCTGGCCGAGTGGGATCGACACAGGCCGAGAAGTTGGGGTCCTACAACTAGTCCTTCGACCTTTATTATTGTAGACAGGCAAGTAAAATACATACCTGAGTAAATCTATGAGCAAGTGAATCATGCTTCGGAACCGGTCAAGGGCAATAGGTCCTGCAACGGCGGAATCGGCTGGTAATTCTGGTAGCGAAAAAGGCGTAGTGATCGTACTCGGGCCTAATAAACATGAGTAGGTTGGTCCGAAAGTGGCTAGCTAAAACTTACGAGGCACATCGGCATAAGTGCTTCTCAGTGTGCTTAAAGTTGCCCAAATAGTTCCTATGGTCGAGTCAAGGCTCTGCCTCCACATCATTCCGGCTCCGACCTTGCCGCCCGTGAGAGCCAGCACTGCATGTAGCTTGATGACAGAAGTGACGAGCAAAGGCAATTGGTTATCGAAAAAGAAAGAGGGCTAGACGGTACTGGAAAGGATCCTTGGAGGTGTTCGAGCGTGAAATTTAATAGCTGTTGGTGAAGTGCTTTATGATGGGTTGGGTGATATGTCGTTAGTTTGGTCAAGGTATCTATAGCGAGGAGCTGTAAAAAATTCAGTCTGGAGACATATGCAAGACACAATATGATATACTTTGAGATCAAGTTCGCTTTCGGAATTCTTCGCAATAGCCAATAGTGCCTGGCTACATTTTTGGACGTTGGGAACAACTACTTGGCGTTGAAACTCTGGCATATCTGTCACTGCTGTAAAGATATATGACAACAGACGAATAGCAGAATAGTGATTTGGTGGTGATTCGGGTTTCTGTCGTTTGTGAATCAGCCAACCAGCTATAGACAGTTAACAGACACTTACCGACAACATCGGAAGTACCACTCCAACCCATCCTTGAGCATTATCTATTAGAATTTGCCTGGATCCTAGGGCTGTATATCTTGCGATGTATAGTCCCACCCAGCGTGATGCAGCCTCCCGAGAGTGCAAGAAACTATTAATTCGAGCATTCCATTTCCCCAGCACACGAGTCTCTTGGAGAATACCAGGCTGTTGAAGCACAGTCAGGACATTTGGCAGATATTTGATAGCAGACTCGTCTGTTCCTAGATGGTTCTGGAGGACAAGCTCCAGCGGATGTTTTGCAGTTGACATCACAAATTTTGGGCGACCAAGGAAGCGAAGCAAAAACAATAATTAGGATTCAATTTGAATATGGGAGATCgagattaagcgccggaatTGTCATCTGGGGCGGTCACGCTTGGCTTCTTACCACCACATCCCCGGGTGGCAATGAACTAGACATCCGACCTTCACTGTGCGTGCAATATCATTCGAATCTATTAGTGCTACTATGAGCTCTCAGCAAACTCCCCGTACAACGAGCCGGCCTTCTCTTCCTCGGGCTTCATCTCAACAGAGTGGACAAACTGGACAAATCCATGTTATTGTAAGGCTGCCATATAACCGCCCGCATGATGCTCCGCCGGCGCCCCAGCAAGTCAGTGAGTCTCGCGACGGTGTTGTGTTTCAACGTCCAGTTCTTACCAAGC is a genomic window containing:
- a CDS encoding Fungal hydrophobin — translated: MASPTPLTPSSRQNAYDITADMSGDSTGLLDLSDTGLLSGGSGLLGANSEIAGLHLRRAKRGLLDTLDTGDVGGTLNSLTAGGALSDIGLGIKRDHGHNKRLLNFGRPSGGFSPKGNTCPAGRRYCCKHVRKYSDPRNANLLDGALVQDGLLNDVLMGLTCDLIAGTLAPDSCDKHAVCCTNQRNSNQGILSLGCTPFGLDINI
- a CDS encoding rRNA processing/ribosome biogenesis, whose amino-acid sequence is MSTAKHPLELVLQNHLGTDESAIKYLPNVLTVLQQPGILQETRVLGKWNARINSFLHSREAASRWVGLYIARYTALGSRQILIDNAQGWVGVVLPMLSKPESPPNHYSAIRLLSYIFTAVTDMPEFQRQVVVPNVQKCSQALLAIAKNSESELDLKLLAIDTLTKLTTYHPTHHKALHQQLLNFTLEHLQGSFPLHAVLALTGGKVGAGMMWRQSLDSTIGTIWATLSTLRSTYADVPRPSTITTPFSLPELPADSAVAGPIALDRFRSMIHLLIDLLRTPTSRPVSIPLGQLSHLTLALLRFNANSQSQSTNATYEAVQRANEDAIVPDLCAAGCMLAQQLAKTCGKLFTPYASQVFTAITLKLEQNITTELQARLLATIPPIIASTHTPAPSASYNRLAARILKVLSPLLPSSRTHSQAQPLHESGTKGKKRARYEGDELFSSHSSSTSSSPLSLPTHDKLHMAALFALAALIPTLPHTTQATVHRTLLALLLHLPRKGGHRRLVQEISRIYASKLGGSPSGMLGVAVQALSAIEQTYDARSTPGIGHHHIVQSFLHPRVPPDSKSGPTIENVLLFWKDEEDEETKELRHTAEIAIADEILASELPLEASRGLNGAKHAMNDLNEETLNVEQSTIVNGIVKHSVVDAIPAPLPPSQPMVPSPAPSFASSTTSNAVAPVAPSSTSTSTPFVSTSQSQPAAVAASSLFRSSMVPNTSQNSSSAPVPGPPSRRLSTPNDDDDDDEPMPQIDLGSDTDED